One genomic region from Sulfurimonas sp. encodes:
- a CDS encoding aspartate carbamoyltransferase catalytic subunit yields MQHLIRTDDFSIKEIEELFEDARKFSDGKFYRILQDKIIITLFFENSTRTRSSFEIAAKRLGAEMVHLDLTKSSTKKGETLVDTAMNLDVMNPHAIVVRHQNSGVPKILSNHTKASIINAGDGAHSHPTQALLDLFTLKEHFGDVRGKKIAIVGDIKNSRVANSNIELLCRFGMEVILVAPPHFLPKTTLRTTHFLNEIVDEVDVIMSLRTQTERHSSQSYASLKDYASDFCITTELIGDRDIILLHPGPVHRNIDICDALLADERCKVLQQVTNGVSIRMAVLKKLIHDN; encoded by the coding sequence ATGCAACACTTGATTCGTACAGATGACTTTAGTATAAAAGAGATAGAAGAGCTTTTTGAAGATGCAAGAAAGTTTAGTGATGGTAAATTTTATAGAATTTTACAAGATAAAATAATAATAACACTTTTTTTTGAAAACTCAACTAGAACTAGAAGCTCTTTTGAAATAGCTGCAAAAAGATTGGGTGCTGAGATGGTGCATCTAGACTTAACAAAAAGTTCAACAAAAAAAGGTGAAACTTTAGTTGATACTGCTATGAATCTAGATGTTATGAATCCTCATGCCATAGTGGTAAGACATCAAAACTCTGGTGTTCCTAAAATTTTATCAAATCATACAAAAGCATCTATCATAAATGCAGGAGATGGTGCACATTCCCATCCAACTCAAGCACTTTTAGACCTCTTTACTTTAAAAGAACATTTTGGTGATGTAAGGGGTAAAAAAATTGCGATAGTTGGTGATATTAAAAATTCAAGAGTTGCAAACTCAAACATTGAACTTCTTTGTAGATTTGGTATGGAAGTTATTCTAGTTGCACCACCTCATTTTTTACCAAAAACCACTCTTAGAACAACACATTTCTTAAATGAAATAGTTGATGAAGTAGATGTTATTATGAGTTTAAGAACTCAAACAGAACGACACTCTTCCCAAAGTTACGCTTCTTTAAAAGATTATGCAAGTGATTTTTGTATAACTACGGAGTTAATAGGAGATAGAGATATTATACTTCTTCACCCTGGGCCTGTTCATAGAAACATAGATATATGCGACGCTCTTTTAGCAGATGAAAGATGTAAAGTCCTGCAACAAGTCACAAATGGTGTATCAATAAGAATGGCGGTACTAAAAAAACTTATACATGACAATTAA
- a CDS encoding HAMP domain-containing sensor histidine kinase, translating to MKRFNYDDFFTSGWNFNDNQRDMQSRYQMVNIGLVLSSVALAYGIVGNLIRDISGLIPLEMFLIFMNLMLFFILRKYRGLFEEVAFVLTAQFSFLFLFLVYISEPSALKHIWLFTYPIILLYFQNTKNSIYWLSGIIILLVIAPLQGFVEVEYSLYQVTYISFVLIILSIIVHFYQIKMDQAKKLILKQQDMLRRFNLELADQLEELKAKDKLLTAQSKQAVMGEMISMIAHQWRQPLSTITLQISKYQIKQLINGDSQDKEVDKTLSEISDTIMYLSETVDDFQTYFRPNKEVCSIDVAQLLQKAINFSTLRTKEIGVEILLENINEISIDTYVNEVVQVVLNILNNAIDALIEAKRKTPQISIVVQDERYSVKISIKDNANGIDIKNIDKLFEPYFSTKGKNGTGLGLYMSQMIMQKQFDSDIEVKTSSRGSVFSFRLPKTID from the coding sequence ATGAAAAGATTTAATTATGATGATTTTTTTACAAGTGGATGGAATTTTAACGATAATCAAAGGGACATGCAATCTAGATATCAAATGGTAAATATTGGTTTAGTTTTATCTTCTGTTGCACTAGCCTACGGAATAGTTGGTAATTTAATTAGAGATATCTCAGGTCTGATTCCGTTAGAGATGTTTTTAATTTTTATGAATCTTATGCTTTTTTTTATATTGAGAAAATATAGAGGCTTATTTGAAGAAGTTGCTTTTGTTTTAACAGCACAGTTTTCTTTTCTTTTTCTTTTCCTTGTATATATCAGTGAACCAAGTGCTTTAAAACATATATGGCTTTTTACATACCCCATAATCCTTTTGTATTTTCAAAATACAAAAAATAGTATTTATTGGTTGAGTGGAATAATAATTTTATTGGTTATTGCCCCATTACAAGGGTTTGTAGAAGTTGAGTATTCTCTTTATCAGGTTACATATATATCATTTGTTTTAATAATATTAAGTATTATTGTTCACTTTTACCAGATTAAGATGGACCAAGCAAAGAAACTCATTTTAAAACAACAAGATATGCTTCGAAGGTTCAATCTTGAACTCGCCGATCAACTAGAAGAGTTAAAAGCAAAAGATAAACTTCTTACAGCTCAGTCAAAACAAGCAGTAATGGGAGAGATGATAAGTATGATAGCTCATCAATGGCGACAACCTTTATCAACAATCACATTACAAATATCAAAATATCAAATAAAACAATTAATCAATGGAGATTCTCAAGATAAAGAAGTAGATAAAACACTTAGTGAAATTAGCGATACTATAATGTACCTCTCAGAAACTGTTGATGATTTTCAAACTTACTTTAGACCAAATAAAGAAGTTTGTAGCATTGATGTAGCCCAACTACTCCAAAAAGCAATCAACTTCTCTACTCTAAGAACAAAAGAAATAGGTGTTGAAATACTCTTAGAAAATATAAATGAAATTAGTATAGATACATATGTAAATGAAGTTGTACAAGTTGTACTTAATATTTTAAATAATGCCATAGATGCACTCATCGAAGCCAAAAGAAAAACCCCACAGATAAGTATAGTTGTTCAAGATGAAAGATATAGTGTAAAAATAAGCATAAAAGATAATGCAAATGGCATAGATATTAAAAATATAGATAAACTTTTTGAACCTTATTTTAGTACCAAAGGAAAAAATGGAACAGGACTTGGTCTTTATATGAGTCAGATGATTATGCAAAAACAATTTGATAGTGATATAGAAGTTAAAACATCTAGTAGAGGTTCAGTGTTTAGTTTTAGACTTCCAAAAACAATAGACTAA
- a CDS encoding ATP-dependent Clp protease adaptor ClpS, protein MPTHTDIELLNEVKIKHPKKYKVYLLNDDYTSMEFVIEILITIFYKNYEDAQNVMLDIHKKEKGLCGVYTHEIAETKIIQVHQKAKDNGFPLKAVMEQE, encoded by the coding sequence ATGCCAACACATACAGATATAGAACTTCTTAATGAAGTAAAAATTAAACATCCTAAAAAGTACAAAGTATATTTATTAAATGATGATTATACTTCTATGGAATTTGTAATTGAAATACTCATAACTATTTTTTATAAAAACTATGAAGATGCTCAAAATGTTATGCTTGATATTCATAAAAAAGAAAAAGGTTTATGTGGTGTTTATACACATGAAATCGCAGAAACAAAAATAATACAAGTTCATCAAAAAGCTAAAGATAATGGATTTCCATTAAAAGCTGTAATGGAGCAAGAATGA
- the aat gene encoding leucyl/phenylalanyl-tRNA--protein transferase, producing the protein MIPQLNKHDLAFPDPNDANEDGILVWGGDLNPSRLIRAYQNGIFPWYSKDDPILWWSPNPRLIMELDDFKLSKSLKKSMKKFNYKFDSNFQEVMQKCKSTPRNDQYGTWISDEIIEAFSTLYDMGIAHSIESYKDGELVGGLYGVVVGKVFCGESMFASVNDASKSAYAVLIKHLKEWGYDFIDCQVPTEHLKSLGAKEVKREYFLNRLLKVNMDKIDNVWEINKSLIE; encoded by the coding sequence ATGATTCCTCAACTAAATAAGCATGATTTAGCTTTTCCTGATCCAAATGATGCGAATGAAGATGGTATTTTAGTTTGGGGTGGTGACTTAAATCCATCAAGACTAATTCGAGCTTATCAAAATGGAATATTTCCATGGTACTCTAAAGATGATCCAATATTATGGTGGTCACCAAACCCTAGACTAATTATGGAACTAGATGATTTTAAATTAAGTAAATCACTAAAAAAGAGTATGAAAAAATTTAATTATAAATTTGATTCAAACTTTCAAGAAGTTATGCAAAAATGTAAATCAACTCCAAGAAATGACCAGTATGGTACATGGATAAGTGATGAAATAATAGAAGCTTTCTCAACACTTTACGATATGGGTATAGCTCATTCAATAGAAAGTTACAAAGATGGCGAACTAGTTGGTGGCTTATATGGTGTAGTAGTCGGAAAAGTATTTTGTGGTGAATCAATGTTTGCTAGTGTAAATGACGCTTCAAAATCTGCTTATGCAGTTTTAATAAAACATTTAAAAGAATGGGGTTATGATTTTATAGATTGTCAAGTGCCAACTGAGCATCTTAAGAGTTTAGGTGCCAAAGAAGTAAAAAGAGAGTACTTCCTAAATAGATTGTTAAAAGTAAATATGGATAAAATAGATAATGTCTGGGAGATAAATAAAAGTTTAATAGAATAA
- the bioD gene encoding dethiobiotin synthase yields the protein MKKQIFVTATNTDIGKTYTTKLLLKEYASRGLRVGVMKPIETGVLDGFCPDGEELLSLVKELNIEFKDISVNDIVPIQYELAAAPFVASRNTPLDLKKIDNTIQKLENLCDVLIIEGAGGLYVPIDENTMIIDLIKYLDASTLLVTHCSLGCINDTLLSKKALESKKIKHTIAFNIRDDEASFSKISQPYFQKSGFKVMKVGQNIDTICDVLYNL from the coding sequence ATGAAAAAACAAATTTTTGTAACAGCGACAAATACAGATATAGGTAAAACATATACAACAAAACTACTTTTAAAAGAGTATGCATCTAGGGGTTTAAGAGTTGGTGTAATGAAACCTATTGAAACCGGTGTATTGGATGGTTTTTGTCCAGATGGGGAAGAACTATTGAGTTTAGTTAAAGAGTTGAATATTGAGTTTAAAGATATTAGCGTAAATGATATTGTACCAATTCAGTACGAATTAGCAGCAGCACCATTTGTGGCATCTAGAAACACTCCATTAGATTTAAAAAAAATTGATAATACAATACAAAAATTAGAAAATTTATGTGATGTTTTGATAATAGAAGGAGCTGGTGGGCTTTATGTACCAATAGATGAAAATACAATGATAATAGATTTGATAAAATACCTAGATGCGTCTACACTTCTTGTTACTCATTGTTCTCTAGGTTGCATAAATGATACTTTGTTAAGTAAAAAAGCATTAGAGAGTAAAAAAATTAAACATACGATAGCGTTTAATATTCGAGATGATGAAGCTAGTTTTTCAAAAATTTCTCAACCATATTTTCAAAAAAGTGGTTTTAAAGTTATGAAAGTAGGTCAAAATATTGACACGATTTGTGATGTCTTGTATAATCTCTAA
- a CDS encoding aminotransferase class I/II-fold pyridoxal phosphate-dependent enzyme, with translation MKNYEEFCTKFVQKVGNKEGAVSPALINSASFAYGTAQTAEGIFDGSVKKPLYSRMGNPTSAKLETIMAEMDGGVGAVATSSGMGAITLATMSIVSMGDEIISIGGLFGGTYALFSETLTRFGIKTNFFDVDEIKEIKEAINDKTKIIFLESVGNPNMRLPDIKQIAKIANDKGVIFMVDNTITPLCVSPLKLGADISIYSTTKIISGNSSALGGCAVFRAIKDNDKLNSSRYPFLAKFIKGVGKIALIANAKKRALRDFGMSANANASYQTMLGLETLPLRLSRVSNSVEIIVLALNKAELNINHPSLKEHPHNKRYLNDFKDGCGTLFTIDMLSKEKAFNFLNKTKLATLTANIGDSRTLALHMASTIYADFDEPAKDFLGISEGLIRISIGLENPQDIIDDFIQAAQQGI, from the coding sequence ATGAAGAATTATGAAGAATTTTGTACAAAATTTGTTCAAAAAGTTGGGAACAAAGAAGGCGCTGTTAGTCCAGCACTAATAAACTCGGCATCTTTTGCTTATGGTACAGCACAAACAGCAGAGGGTATATTTGATGGTAGTGTAAAAAAACCTCTATATTCTCGTATGGGAAATCCAACATCAGCAAAACTTGAAACTATCATGGCTGAGATGGATGGAGGAGTTGGCGCAGTAGCAACAAGTTCTGGCATGGGAGCTATTACATTAGCGACTATGTCAATTGTTTCTATGGGCGATGAAATCATTTCTATTGGTGGTCTTTTTGGTGGAACTTATGCTCTTTTTAGTGAAACTTTAACTCGGTTTGGAATTAAAACAAACTTCTTTGATGTTGATGAGATAAAAGAGATAAAAGAAGCAATAAATGATAAAACAAAAATCATATTTTTAGAAAGCGTTGGTAATCCAAATATGCGATTACCTGACATAAAACAAATAGCAAAAATAGCAAACGATAAGGGGGTAATATTTATGGTTGATAATACTATTACTCCTTTATGTGTATCTCCTTTAAAATTAGGAGCAGATATTAGCATCTACTCAACTACAAAAATTATCTCAGGAAATTCATCTGCTCTTGGTGGATGCGCGGTGTTTCGTGCTATAAAAGATAATGATAAATTAAACAGTTCAAGATACCCTTTTTTAGCCAAATTTATAAAAGGCGTTGGCAAAATTGCACTAATAGCAAATGCAAAAAAAAGAGCATTAAGAGATTTTGGAATGAGTGCAAATGCGAATGCTTCATACCAAACTATGCTTGGGCTTGAAACGCTTCCACTACGCCTATCAAGAGTATCAAATAGTGTTGAGATAATAGTTTTAGCCTTAAACAAAGCAGAATTAAATATAAATCATCCATCTCTAAAAGAGCATCCACACAATAAAAGATATTTAAATGATTTTAAAGACGGATGTGGAACACTCTTTACTATCGATATGCTATCAAAAGAAAAAGCATTTAATTTTTTGAACAAAACTAAACTAGCAACTTTAACAGCAAATATTGGAGACAGTAGAACCTTAGCACTTCATATGGCATCTACAATTTATGCAGATTTTGATGAGCCTGCAAAAGACTTTTTAGGTATAAGTGAAGGTTTAATACGAATCTCAATAGGCTTAGAAAATCCTCAAGACATAATTGATGATTTTATTCAAGCCGCACAACAAGGGATTTAA
- a CDS encoding 50S ribosomal protein L25/general stress protein Ctc, whose protein sequence is MLEGVIRESIGKKGTKALRRDGYLIANIYGKGLENINAAFKMNEYIRSVRNKDNLAFAIKVDGKELSVVVQSYESQAVTGKLLHVDLMVAQAGLQTTYNVPVVAVGEAVGLKNQGLLHIAKPRLRVKAAIENLPNTIEIDVTKMDVGNSKLVRDLDAIPNVTILDSDRVALISIIKAK, encoded by the coding sequence ATGTTAGAAGGCGTAATTAGAGAGAGTATTGGCAAAAAGGGCACTAAAGCACTTCGTCGTGATGGATATCTAATTGCTAACATTTACGGAAAAGGGCTTGAAAATATCAATGCTGCATTCAAAATGAATGAATATATCCGTAGTGTTCGCAACAAAGATAATTTAGCATTTGCTATCAAGGTAGATGGTAAAGAATTGAGCGTTGTAGTTCAATCATATGAGTCACAAGCAGTAACAGGTAAGCTTTTACATGTTGATTTAATGGTAGCACAAGCAGGTCTCCAAACAACTTATAATGTTCCTGTTGTAGCAGTTGGTGAAGCGGTAGGGCTTAAAAATCAAGGTCTTCTTCATATAGCAAAACCTCGTTTAAGAGTAAAAGCTGCCATTGAAAACCTTCCAAACACAATAGAAATCGATGTTACCAAAATGGATGTAGGTAATTCTAAACTTGTTCGTGATTTAGATGCTATCCCTAATGTTACTATCTTAGATTCAGATCGTGTAGCATTGATAAGTATTATCAAAGCTAAATAA
- a CDS encoding aminodeoxychorismate synthase component I produces the protein MTINELNRLAKDRVPFLFISDFLAQNIKVIPLNELYLHDIDFCIDENYKYKKHSEFFEKESTDFNSYKEKFENIIQEIKSGNTYLLNLTAPTEVKSDLSLKEIYLLANAHYKLRYKDKFVCFSPEKFIQIKDNKINAYPMKGTIDASLVDAKQKILKNEKEMAEHIMVVDLLRNDLSIVANNVKVQKFRYVQEIDSGEKKLLQVSSHISGDIGDDWRENLGNILNSLLPAGSISGTPKKSTLEIIKKTEAYDRGYFSGIFGIFDGESFDSGVMIRFVQKTKNGYIYKSGGGITLDSDASDEYSELLDKIYLP, from the coding sequence ATGACAATTAATGAGTTGAATAGACTAGCAAAAGATAGAGTACCATTTCTTTTTATAAGTGATTTTTTAGCGCAAAATATAAAAGTGATTCCTTTAAATGAACTTTATTTACATGATATAGATTTTTGCATAGATGAAAATTATAAGTATAAAAAGCATAGTGAGTTTTTTGAAAAAGAATCTACAGATTTTAATAGTTATAAAGAAAAATTTGAAAATATTATCCAAGAAATAAAATCTGGAAATACTTATCTTTTAAATTTAACTGCTCCGACTGAGGTCAAATCTGACTTATCACTTAAAGAGATTTACCTTCTTGCAAATGCTCATTATAAACTAAGATATAAAGATAAGTTCGTTTGCTTTTCTCCTGAAAAATTTATACAAATAAAAGATAATAAAATCAATGCATACCCTATGAAAGGGACAATAGATGCTTCTTTAGTAGATGCTAAGCAAAAGATACTTAAAAATGAAAAAGAGATGGCAGAACATATTATGGTTGTAGATTTATTGAGAAATGACCTCTCCATAGTAGCAAATAATGTAAAAGTACAAAAATTTAGATATGTCCAAGAGATTGATTCGGGAGAGAAAAAACTTTTGCAAGTTAGCTCACACATTAGTGGTGACATAGGAGATGATTGGAGAGAAAATCTTGGAAATATTTTAAACTCTTTACTTCCAGCGGGCAGTATAAGTGGAACACCAAAAAAAAGCACTTTAGAGATAATAAAAAAGACAGAAGCATATGATAGAGGTTATTTTAGTGGTATTTTTGGCATTTTTGATGGAGAGAGTTTTGATAGTGGAGTGATGATTCGTTTTGTGCAAAAAACTAAAAATGGATATATTTATAAAAGTGGTGGAGGCATAACTTTAGATAGTGATGCATCTGATGAATATAGTGAATTATTAGATAAAATATATCTGCCATAG
- a CDS encoding transaldolase encodes MYIKDLKFSLWADFIERDYLDNEFKDLIEKGIINGATSNPAIFKNAILNSSAYKEQLKSLKKLSPKEKYEALAIYDIKKAASILQILYNVGNDGYVSIEVDPFLCDDADATIEEGKRLFAEIGYKNVMIKVPATRAGYVAMEALSSEGIPVNATLVFKKSQAISCAEAFERGNKKHGQKVDTVISIFVSRIDRAIDPILRKKGLDEALGGIYNSANIYATIQDMNVTGCRALFASTGVKGDSLPPEYYVEKLLAFNSINTAPIDTILAFDRDGVKEKALPISNQVIKEYFDGVINAGIDFEAVLDKQIENGLESFKGAFSEILDSL; translated from the coding sequence ATGTATATTAAAGATTTAAAATTTTCATTATGGGCAGATTTTATAGAGAGAGATTATTTGGACAATGAGTTTAAAGACTTAATAGAAAAAGGCATAATAAATGGTGCAACTTCTAATCCAGCAATTTTTAAAAATGCTATTTTAAACTCATCAGCATATAAAGAACAACTAAAATCTCTTAAAAAGTTAAGTCCAAAAGAGAAGTATGAAGCACTTGCAATTTATGATATAAAAAAAGCAGCAAGTATTTTACAAATACTTTATAATGTTGGAAATGATGGTTATGTAAGCATAGAAGTTGACCCTTTTCTTTGTGATGACGCAGATGCTACAATAGAAGAAGGAAAAAGACTTTTTGCTGAGATAGGTTATAAAAATGTAATGATTAAAGTTCCAGCAACAAGAGCAGGATATGTTGCAATGGAAGCCTTGAGTAGTGAGGGTATTCCAGTAAATGCAACTTTGGTATTTAAAAAATCACAAGCAATATCTTGCGCTGAAGCTTTTGAGCGAGGCAATAAAAAACATGGACAAAAAGTTGATACAGTTATAAGTATTTTTGTAAGTAGAATTGATAGAGCAATAGACCCAATACTAAGAAAAAAAGGTTTAGATGAAGCTCTTGGTGGCATCTATAATAGTGCAAATATCTATGCAACAATACAAGATATGAATGTAACAGGTTGTAGAGCACTTTTTGCAAGTACTGGGGTTAAAGGTGATTCATTACCTCCAGAGTATTATGTAGAAAAGCTATTAGCGTTTAACAGTATAAATACAGCTCCAATAGATACTATACTGGCTTTTGATAGAGATGGAGTAAAAGAAAAAGCTCTACCTATCTCAAATCAAGTAATTAAAGAGTATTTTGATGGAGTTATTAACGCAGGTATTGATTTTGAAGCAGTTCTTGATAAGCAAATTGAAAATGGATTAGAGTCCTTTAAAGGTGCTTTTAGTGAGATTTTGGATTCTTTATGA
- a CDS encoding PilT/PilU family type 4a pilus ATPase: MSTEVDVSKLTFAQLNKVRAYLKKMIELGGSDLHIKANSVIRARINGNIVQFAGDIFAKDDALTFAKELLKGRFGEFIENKEIDLVYPFDERNRFRVNVFFQMDGVSAVFRVIPVKIPSMEELHFPDILKSFTQKERGLVLVTGVTGSGKSTTLASLINEINFTKRKHIITIEDPIEFVHKDKGCIINQRSVGQDTLSFGAALRASLREDPDIILVGEMRDRETINLALHAADTGHLVFSTLHTIDAKETINRIIATFPTEEQNRVRMSLAGVIQGIVSQRLIPTIEGGRRAAMEVLVRTPTIEKLIMENRDYEIRDAIEKGKAHYKSQSFDQHILELYEEGIITKEKAKDYATSASDLELRMSGLTSAKTTKHTSSDEKGNIEIDKSDDIFDLK; the protein is encoded by the coding sequence ATGAGTACTGAAGTAGATGTTAGCAAGTTAACCTTTGCACAATTAAATAAAGTTAGAGCCTATTTAAAAAAGATGATAGAGCTTGGGGGAAGTGACCTTCATATAAAAGCAAATTCTGTGATTCGTGCAAGAATTAACGGAAATATTGTTCAATTTGCTGGAGATATTTTTGCTAAAGATGATGCACTTACTTTTGCAAAAGAGTTGCTAAAGGGAAGATTTGGAGAGTTTATAGAAAATAAAGAGATAGATTTAGTTTATCCTTTTGATGAAAGAAATCGTTTTCGTGTAAATGTTTTTTTTCAGATGGATGGAGTGTCTGCTGTCTTTCGTGTTATTCCTGTAAAAATACCTTCGATGGAAGAGTTACACTTTCCTGATATTTTAAAGAGTTTTACACAAAAAGAGAGAGGACTTGTGCTTGTTACTGGAGTAACCGGTAGTGGTAAGTCAACAACTCTAGCATCTCTTATAAATGAGATAAACTTTACAAAAAGAAAACATATTATTACTATTGAAGACCCTATTGAGTTTGTTCACAAAGATAAGGGTTGCATCATAAATCAGCGTTCAGTTGGTCAAGATACACTCTCTTTTGGTGCAGCTTTAAGAGCATCTCTTCGTGAAGACCCTGATATAATCTTAGTTGGGGAGATGCGTGATAGAGAAACGATAAACCTTGCACTTCATGCGGCAGATACAGGGCATCTAGTCTTCTCAACTCTGCATACTATAGATGCTAAAGAAACTATCAACCGTATCATTGCAACCTTTCCAACTGAAGAGCAAAATCGTGTAAGAATGTCACTCGCAGGTGTAATTCAAGGTATAGTTTCTCAAAGACTTATTCCAACCATAGAAGGGGGAAGACGAGCTGCTATGGAAGTTTTAGTCCGAACACCTACTATAGAAAAACTTATTATGGAAAATAGAGATTATGAGATTAGAGATGCTATTGAAAAAGGGAAAGCGCATTATAAATCACAAAGTTTTGATCAACATATTTTAGAACTATATGAAGAAGGTATCATCACAAAAGAAAAAGCCAAAGATTATGCAACAAGTGCATCTGATTTGGAGTTAAGAATGAGTGGTTTGACTTCTGCTAAAACAACTAAACATACATCTTCTGATGAAAAAGGAAATATCGAGATTGATAAAAGTGATGATATTTTTGATTTAAAGTAG
- the pth gene encoding aminoacyl-tRNA hydrolase, which yields MLIVGLGNPGATYAQNRHNIGFMVINELILRQNAQKLSSSSFNGELFKFKNHFLLKPLTFMNLSGNSIQAVKKFYKIEDVVVIHDDLDLEFGTLRFKSGGGHGGHNGLKSTDEKISKEYKRVRLGIGKPEHKGEVSSYVLGDFTIKEKEHLESLITRTCEAIESLLENSLEDVSSKYTIKKFQIK from the coding sequence ATGCTTATAGTCGGTCTAGGTAATCCTGGGGCGACTTATGCACAAAATCGCCATAATATTGGTTTTATGGTTATAAATGAGCTTATTTTAAGACAAAATGCTCAAAAACTATCTTCTTCATCGTTTAATGGTGAACTCTTCAAATTTAAAAATCATTTTTTATTAAAACCACTTACTTTTATGAATCTTTCTGGCAATTCAATACAAGCCGTAAAAAAATTTTATAAGATTGAAGATGTTGTTGTAATACATGATGATTTAGATTTAGAATTTGGGACTTTGCGTTTTAAAAGTGGAGGTGGTCATGGTGGTCATAACGGTTTAAAATCAACAGATGAAAAAATATCCAAAGAGTATAAAAGAGTAAGGTTGGGTATAGGTAAACCAGAGCATAAGGGAGAAGTTTCTTCTTATGTTTTAGGAGATTTTACTATTAAAGAAAAAGAGCATTTAGAGAGTTTAATCACTAGAACTTGTGAAGCAATAGAGAGTCTTTTAGAAAATTCTTTAGAAGATGTGAGTTCTAAATATACAATTAAAAAATTTCAGATAAAATAA